CGCATCAGCAACCTTGTCTATAACCTGCTGAAGCTCAGGATTATCAAAATCCAGAGGTCTGCCAAGACTCTGAGAAAGATCTGCAGGACCTACAAGTAATATATCTATCCCATTTACAGAGGCTATATCGTCAATTTTTTCTACTGCCTCTTTATCCTCTATTTGAACAACAATAAAAGTTTCTTCATTGGACTGCGTCATAAATTCCTTCATTGGCTGTAATGAATGGTCAGTATGCGCTTCTATCCCATCCATTCCTCTGAGTCCTATTGGCGCAAATTTTGTATTTCGTACTGCCCATTCTGCTTCTTCTCTACTCATACAATGCGGAACCATAATCCCGTTTGCACCGGATTCAATAGCTCGAAAATAGCTGAAGTATCCCGCTTTTCTGATTCTTACCATTGCATCAATATCTGTGGCACGACAGGCAAGACTCATATTCCAAATATCGCTATCATTGAAGTCCTGATGTTCATGGTCAATCCAGATACAGTCATACCCAACTTTACCTATCAGCTCACAGATTTTTGCTGATGGATATGGTGTTGGGCTGCCAACTAAAACTGGTTTATTCTGCCGAAGTTTTTTTAATACGCTACTTTGTCTCATATTCGCTCCTTAAGTTTTTATGAAATTATAACCATCCGTTATTTGTCCATTTCTTCATATCAATAAATGATTGGTCCGGATATTTTAATTTTTTTAATCTGTCCACAGTTTCTGAGCTTAGAGGTTCTGTATCTGCATTTTTAACTGCCCGATCAATATACTCCTTTTTATCCATTCCCAGAATGGTTGATGTTACTCCACTATTTGATAATACAAACTTTATAGCCAAATCAGAGAGCGATTCAATTTTCCCATTTATGAAAGAATTATATTTCTCTATGTGCTTTACAATTGGATTTAATTCTGATGAAATTTGAAATCTTTTATCAGTAAGAATACCTTTCATAAGCGCTGACCTTACAATTATGCCTACACCCTGCCTTTTTGCCATAAAAATAACATTTTCTGTCTGTTGCTCAATTAGATTGTATGCTACCTGCAGAGCATCAAATACTTCTTTTTCCAGAGCTTCTTTTGCCATACCAATACCATAAGTGGATGCACCAATTAATCTTACCTTCCCCTGCTTTTTAAACTTATATAAAGCATTTAAAACATCGCTACAATAGAGTTTTTTATCAGCTTCATGTATTTGCAATATATCAATATAATCTGTTTTTAATAACTTCAGGCTTTTATTGATACTATTATTAATTTTCTTTTCAATTACTGATTTTGAAGGAAGCATACCATTTTCTAGAATCAATGCTAATTTTGTCCCAATTACTACACTGTGTCTTTTACCTTTTAATGCCTTACCTAGAATTTCTTCACTCCTGCCATATGCAGGTGCTGTATCAAAGAAATTTATTCCCTTATTTATAGCATAATCTACAAGTCTGGATGTTTCTTCCTCTAACAAAATACATGACTTACCATTAATTTTTATCCCATATTCACACCCAATAGAGGCACATCCAAATCCTATCCTAGATATTTTAACTCCTGTATTACCAATCTCTTTTAGTTGCATAAAATTTTACTCGGCTATATCTTGTGAAATTTTTCTATAACACGAAGAAAGGCATTATTCTCAGATGATTTTCCAACAGTAACTCGCAAACAATTCTTTAGCAATTTATTATCAGCTACATTGCGTATGAGAATACCGCCGGTAAGAAGCTTCTTAAACATAGTTTCTGACGAAATTTTTGGCCTGAATAGAATAAAGTTTGCTTCTGTCGGAAATGTATAGAGCATGCTGTTTTTTCCCATCTCTCCCAGGAGCCTAGCTTTTTCAGAGATAATAATTTTAATAGCTTCATTGCATTTTTTCTTATGTTTTAAGGCTATGATTCCTATGCGCTGTGAAATGGAATTCAAATTAAATGGTAACTTTACTTTGTTAACCTGTTGCACTACCTTTTCCGAAGCTATCATATAACCTATACGACAGCCTGCAAGGCCGTATGCTTTGGAAAACGTTCTTAGTATAACCAGATTATCGTACTTATTAATTAGTGGTAAAAATGTTTTCTTTGAAAATTCTGAATAAGCTTCATCCATTACAACAAGCCCGGATGAACTTTTGATAATACTTATTATTTTATCTTTTGAGAAGCAATTGCCTGTGGGATTATTAGGATATCCGATAAAAATGAGACTGGGTTGATTCTTCTTAATATATCTAAGCGTAGTATCTATATTAATATCAAACTTCTTATCAAGGCTTATAACTTTGCTCTTTGTGTTACATACTGTTGATATTATTCCATACATCGAAAACGATGGATAAAAAACTAAAGAGGCCTTGCTGCCGAAAGCCAGTGTTAATGATTGTATCAATTCATCAGAACCATTCCCCAGTGTTATTCTATCTTTGTCTACTTTTATTTCCCCAGCGAGTAATTCCTTTAGCAGAGATACATCAGGATCCGGATATCTATTAAATGGGTGTTTAAATAAATCCTTCAATATAATCTCTTTCAATTCCATGGGAAAATCAAAAGGATTTTCATTAGCATCAAGCTTGAGCTTACAATCAACTTTTTCAGTTGAATAAGGTTTTAGTTTTTTTATGTTTTCCCGAAGTATTAAGTCAAAATTTGTTTTCACAATTCATGTTCCAATCTTATTAGCAGAGATTTCTTGTGTGCATCCATTCCTTCTAAATCTGCCAGCAAACTCAATGACCTCTTAACCTTCTTTAGTCCTTTTCTACTGTAACAGATAATAGAAGATTTTTTCAAAAAATCATCAATACTTAATGGAGAGGAAACCCTTGCCATGCCCCCGGTTGGCAAGACATGATTTGGCCCTGCAATGTAATCCCCTACTGCTACAGGACTGTATTCTCCAAGAAAGATTACTCCTGCATTCTTTATCTTCTTTGCTAGTTTCTGCGGCTTCGAAACATGAAGCTCCAGATGCTCAGGAGCTATTTGATTTACTATTAATACTGCTTTATCCAGGGTTTTTACAATTAATATCTCTTTCCCTTTATCCAGCGATTTCTCAATAGCTTTTCTTCCAGGCAATAAAGCAACTTGTTTTTTCATCAAAACATTGACTTTATCTGCAACAAGTTTTGATGTTGTGATTAAGATAAACCTTCCGTTTTCTCCATGCTCAGCCTGAGAAATAAGGTCTGCTGTAATATATTTGGGATTTGCATCCTTATCTGCAATAATTACTATTTCACTGGGTCCTGCAATCATATCAATATCAACTGCTCCATAAACTAGTTTCTTAGCAGTAGAAACATATATATTCCCAGGCCCAACAATTTTATCTACTTTTGGGATTATCTTTGTACCAAAAGCAAGCGCAGCAATTGCTTGCGCTCCTCCAACCTTATATACTTCTCTTACCCTTAAAAAATCAAGCACAGCTAATACATATTTATTGACCTGCCCATTCTTTTGTAGCGGCGTAACTGCAATAATCCTTCTAACTCCAGCTAACCTTGCAGGAATAACAGTCATTAATACAGAAGATATAAGAGGCGCAGTACCGCCTGGAATATACACCCCAACATTTTCAATAGGAGTATATTTTTCCCCTAGCAAAACAGTCTTTGGACTACCGCGATACCAGGTTTTTCTTCCATGAATTTGCTTTTTATGAAAGTTCTCTATATTGCGTTTTGCTTCTTTTACTGCTTTGAGAACTTCACCTGCCAGAACAGACCTTGAGTCTTTTATCTCCTGTTTTGAAACCTTTAATTGGCTTTTCGTTAATAAAACCCCATCAAACTTCTTAGTGTAGCTTAAAAGCGCCTTATCACCATTGATTCTGACATCATCAATAATCTTTTTTACTGTTTGCTCTATATTCATTATAACCTCTTTTCATAACTATACTTGTATACCTCAGTAAACCCCCGTCTGTCAAATCTATGACAGTATTAAGATCTTACCAATACTTAATTTGCTTCTTATCATATTGGAATTCATTTCCTTAGCTTTTAGTCCTATTTGTTCCACCTTGAGTATTTGCGAACAAGTTTGAATATTATAGATAAATTGAACAAGCGAGGACATCTGAGCCTCGCATTCAACCTCAACAGCCAATTTTTTATATCCTTCATTTTCTCCTGAGGTATCAATGAATGACACAGGCTTCATATTTAAGATACTTACATGATTATTTCTTGCAGCAGATTCTATTTCGCGAAAAATTCTGGCTATCTCCTCTTCCTCAGACCCTTTCTGCTTCACTCTATCAGCATAAACCTCATACTCAGAGAAAACCTTTTTTCTGTTTTTTACAGCTCTAATATTCTTCATTAAACTCATTCTCTTTATCTGAATTTCCTTATTCGCCTTTAACCATTTCTTAGCTATAGGTTCAAATATAAAATTATACAGTAATGCGCACGCAATAATCGCCGCACAAAGGTAAAAAACGCCCTTCTCTCTCTTTGAAAGTGCAGCCATGGATTTTATTAACATTATTTTTAGCTCTCTATTTCACATTGAATATAAAAATCTGCAACTTCCATATCGCGAAGTCTTCGCATGTTAGAAGACTTTAACTGAACATTCTTAAAGTAAGACGACTTTTCCAGTATGTCTATAAGGCCTAATGCATCGGATAATGCCTTAGACTGCCCTTTTATTTTAAGAGTATTGTTGAGCTGGTAATCAAGGATTGATAGGGAAATAGTATCAGGAATTATCTTATGTAATTCATACAGAATATCTAAACATGAGTTTTTAGTATCTATTTGTTTCTTTATAACACGCAGCCTGTTAGCGCGCTTATTAACTTCTTTAGCAATTGGATCAGTTTTCCCGATCTCTATATCCAGCCATTTTGATGTATTCTGTTTGTCATAGATGATTCTTGTAGAAATACCTAAAATAAGAAGTAATATACCCGCGCATTGAGAGGCTAAAACAAGATAATGTTTTCGCTTTTCTCTGACTTGCCTCTGCTTTTTTATTCCATCCGGTAAAACATTAAGCAGAACATTAGGAAAGTTTCTAATCAAGCCTATAATTGAACACAAAGAAGTTTCATGTTGATTTGCAATAGAAAATTTTTCTTCCTGCAATGTTAAATTCTCTACAGGATTAAATATTTCCACAGGCATGTTAAAACTCTTGGACAAATTCTCCACCAGTTTATTATGAACTTTTCCACTTAGAAAAACACTTGTTATCTCTCTATTATCTTTCTTATAAGAATTGAGAGATTTTGTTATTTCTTCTAAAAGGAATTCTTGTGTTCTGTTCTCAGATAGAGAAATATTCCTCGTATAAACTAATTTCCCATTAAATATCACTTGAATATCAACTGAGAACATATCTATATCAATAAGGGCAACTGGTTGATTTATCTCAGGATGTTCTTTGATAAAGGCAGAAGCTGTAGCTTGAGAACTTAATTCAATATATTCTGGATTTAATTTCAGATTCCTTAATAACTCAAGCTGCTTGTTTATAACATCTTGATGGACAAGAACTAGCATTACCCTGGAATAGCCATCTTTATTGCTTCCTATAACCTTAAAAGCTGTAACAAGTTCCTCCTTAGAATATGGAAGCTGCTTTTCAGCTTGAAATTGCACCATATGTGCTATTTCTCCTTCACTAATTGACGGCAGATTTAAATATCTGACTGTTACAAGACTTCTCGGAATACAAGCTATAACCTTTTTAGGCTTGATCATCAGATTATTGATTATATGCTTAAGTTTCTCTTGCTTTTCATCATTGTTTTTAATCTCTTCTGTTAAAAGAGTTATAATTTTTATCCTGGATTTTCTCCACTCAGAAATACCCTGGACAACCTTTATGCTATTTTGGCCTATTTCAATCCCTGTAATTACACGTGTGTTTATTAAATTAGACCATAGAGGATAGATTTCTGACCATAGCGTCTTAGCTTTTTTCTTCGTGTAAATCCGAAATTCGAATATCGAAATCCGAAACAAATTCAAAATTCTAATTTTAAAAATTCTAAACATTGTTTTGAGCATTTGGATTTTTGTTATTTGATATTGTTTCGTATTTTGTGCTTCGTGCTTCGAGTTTGATTTTTTAACTTTCATGCCAGTATTCTATCTTTATATTATTATCTTCTTCTCTTTGTAAAACAACATCCACTTTTTTTGCAAGCTTACTATTATTTAACACACTTGTCACATTTGCTGTAAAAACACTTGAACATACTGTTAAATATTCTGTTTGTATGAGAGCAGTTAATATTTGCCTTTGTTCAGATGTTAATTGTTGATAATTATTTAAATTCGGGATAATACTCTCAAGTGTCTTGAAAGAATATAAATCCTCCTCTCCGCCATCCTGCCCTCTGTAGTCCAAGATTTGCTGCGTGAGCGTATCATCCATTCCCAAAGCAGCAAAGACTTCCTTTCCAGCAGTGTTTATATTAATCTTCCCATCTCCATAAATTGTGATATATGGTTTTAGCTTTTTAAATATCTCAGCCGTAATTCCCCTTATCAAATACATCTCCTCTAAACACTCAATTAAATCGTTTTTACAATTATAAGGTACACTTAACCCCTGATAGAAATCTTCTTCTCCATCTCCTAAAGAATCTGAATCAAGCCAGTCAACAATATAGTCTGCAATTACTGTATCTATATCAACTATCTCAAGAAGTTTTTTTATCTGGCTTAATCTAACTCCATCAACAACACCGTCTTTGACAAGTTTGTTAATATTAAGCCTTCTCTCCTCGTCAATCATCCCATATACGCTAGTCATGTCTTTATTATCATCTTCAATCTGATAACTAACTGTAAATGTGCCATCTCCTACACCTGCATTCTTAAATGCTTCTGGATTATTACTCCATGAATCATTAAGAGAGTCGTATATATATTCTTCCTCTGCTTTATCTCTATTTAGTTCATAACAGGCTCTCTTGATACCTGCCTTACATATATATAAGTTCTTGAGACTGCTGATATGATACTCAGTAAGCTTTATACCAACAGCTGTGTGATGGGCAAAACTAATTGCTAAAAGAGAAAGAATAGCTAAAATCCACAAGGTTATGATTAGGATAGAACCACGCCTATTCATACGTTATCCCTGTATCAAATATTGGAATTTCTGTTATTGCCTCAAGAATATTATCCTCTTTACTCCTAATTGACAATTTCACTGCATATGGCAGGCTGCCTTCTTCCCATGAATCTTTCCATTCTTTCTCTACATCACAATAAGAAAAAATTAGTTCTTGAATGCCAGAAACCAGCTCCCTTTTCTTGTTTTGTCCTCTTAAACTCTCAGGATATGTCTGGGCATCTCTCATTATGTTACCGCTATCCAAATAATAGCTAACTTTATAGATCTGAGTTATTAGATCCTTATCTTGATACACATCCCTTATCACGGGCATTGAAATATTGTGCTTTTCTCCCTCAAACTTAATCTCAGAAAACCTAGTCACGTTTCTCAGGTCTTTTGTCATCCTATTAAGTGCCATTTGCGAAGATTCAGGGAAACGTGTTTTCGCATCACCTTCATTCCATACCTTGATGCCTGAATACAAAGTGCTGTATACTGCGCTGACAATTACAGCAAAAATCAGAATTGCAATTAACAATTCCAATAATGTGAACCCTTTTCTCATTCTTCAGTCTCTCTTTCAAGATACGTCACCAGAGTTAATTTCTTTTCAATATTATTCTGATCCCATGACACGCTCAATACGGCTTCACTCAGGTCAGTATCTTCAATAACATTTGTATCCAGTTTCCATCTGTATTTCTCATCTTCTCCATGTGTATCTTCTAATCCATTTTCTATATCCCACATCTTTCTTTCTAAATAAAAGCCGGCATCTACGTAATTTACAATTGCTCTTGTCCCATTCAAACAGCTAACAAATGAATGTATGATGATTACTAAACCAAGAGATAAAACAGCTACTGTTATCATTACCTCAAAAAGAAGAAAACCCTTTGAATATCTTGACATAACCTGTGGTCTCTTTATTGGTTAAAGTATAAACTTCGCCATCTGCGCCTGATAAATGTATTGTTAATTCATCAGCTCTTCCATCTTGATAAAATACTGCATACGGTTTAGCACACTCCAGAAGTATGTTGGTGGAGAACCTCCTTTTTCTACCAAGCTTGTTATTTAGTGCAATAAATTTTTCTGGATTTAAGGGGTCTTTTGCTACACTGACCCAGTATTCTTTATTATTAACATCAAAATCTATCCTGTGAATTACCTGCTCCATAATTGCTCTCTCCTGCACATACTTAGTGAGCTTCGATATATCCCGACACAGGTTCCTAACCTGCAAATTATCAAAAGTATGTCTAAACAAAGGAGTAGATATTGCTGTAAGGATACTGAGTATGCTAATAACTAGAATCAACTCAATAAAGGTAAACCCTTTCTCCCGCATCTTCATTCGTTTGACGCACTCTCTTCCCAATTAGTAATATCATCCCCTCCGCCAACTACTCCGTCCGGTCCACAGGAGAAGAGGTCATAATCATCGCCATGCTCTCCAGGACACTTGTACTGATATGAACTACCCCATGGATCCGCTGGCATTTTTTTCTTAATATAAGGTCCCTTCCATGTCTCAAGCTCTGAAGGTTTCTCACGTAATGCATTAAGCCCCTCTTCAGACGTAGGATATCTACCATTATCCAGTTCAAATAGCTCCAAGGCTACTGCAATATTTGCTTCAATATCTGCCTTCGCCGCTATAATCTTTGCCTGTTTGGACCTGCCTGCAAACCTTGGAGCCACCATTGCAATAAGCACACCAATAATAATAACAACAAGCATAAGCTCTATCAGAGTGAAACCATGTATTTTCTGTGCTAGGATTGAAGAACGAAAACGATAAACAGGTAATTTAACCTTAAAACAGGAGGAAAAGGAATGGATACAATTACGTATGCTGGTGTGGATCTTCATAAAGATTCGATGACTATTGCTGTAACTAATTCTCTTTCTAACGACCCTTACAACGAAGCGAAGATTACTAAAATTCACTGTAAATGCGTTAACAAAGTCTCTGCCTTTTTTGCTGATCTTCCTCATCCATGTACAGTTGCTGTTGAGGCTGTTGGCTTCTACCACTGGTTCTGGGATCTGGTCAGTCCTCTTGCCTCTGATATCTATCTCCTGAATGCTGTTGAAGTCAGACGTTACGCAGGCAGGGACCCTAAGACTGACTCCAGAGATGCCAGACTTATTGCGCGGCTTCTTGCTTCCAACGAAATTACTCATAATAGCAAGCTCTCTGTCTTTGTCCCCGACAATAACCTCAGACCTATCAGAGAACTTGCTCGCCATCGTCATCAAACTGCCCGTTCCCTTGCTTGCTCTAAAAATAGATTCAGACGTATCACTCTCAAAGAAAACCTTCCAGGACCAAAAACTCTTGACGCTCATCATGCTCTTCGCTGGATCAGAGGCTTTGAAAACAAAACTTCTGATATCCATAAATTTCAGCTTAGACAGCTTACTGATCAAATAATTTCTTTTGAAAGAGATGTATCTGATATTGAAAGACAAATCCTTGACCTTACTAATAAAGCTGGTTATCAACCTCTTATGAAACTCCTTCAAACAATCCCAGGTATTGGTGATGTAGTTGCGTATACTATTATTGCAGAGATCGGCGATTTCTCCAGATTTCAAACTGCTGGACAAATCGCCTCTTTTGCAGGTCTTACTCCCAGAGTCTTTCAAAGTGGTGATTCCTGCAGGCATGGCAGTATTAATAAACAAGGACCTCCTAATCTTAGATGGGTTCTTCAGCAATCTGCATGGGTGGCTATTAGACACAGCGAATTTATTAGAAAAATATTTAATAAAATTAGCAGGAAAGCCGGTAAGAAAAAGGCCGCTTGCGCTATTGCCAGAAAAATTCTTGTCTGGAGCTGGGCTATGGCTAAGAACAATACGGCTTTTAATAAAGACTTTATTAATAAAGATAAAGAAAAAACGGAAAGGGCAGCTTAATAATGAAAATATTTCATACTCTCTAGGATTACACCTGCAGCAGTGACCTTGAATTCGTTTATGAGTAAAAGGCTCAAGCCGTAAAGCTCGATAGCGTGAATAAGGCCTGCTGCAGGCGTATTTGTTCTCGTGCGGCTCTTGACCGCGAATAGTTGATTGCGACCTTTGAGAGGTTTTGAGAATATGAAATACTACATTAAAAAGCTGTGAAATTGTTATGTGAAAGTTTTTAAATACGCATAGAAAATCATAGTTAAACCCTTTTTTTGACATTTGAACTTTGATTTTTGACATTTATTTTCCTCCTAGTGTATTAAAATATTTATTTGAAATATTGGTAAAAGCATACTTATTACTATAAACCCTACAATAGACCCCATAATAAGGATCATTGCAGGTTCCAGTAATGAAGTTAAGGTCTTTGTTGCTCTATCAACCTGGCGAGCATATGTATCAGATATTTTCAATAAAGACTTCTCTAATGCCCCACCTTCCTCTCCAACAGCAATCATGTTTGTTGCAAAAACAGGAATCCACAGTCCTCTCCCAAGGCTGGCTGCAAGTTTATTGCCTTCTGAGACATCTTTAGCAGCTCTTTCTATCTCTCCGGATATAGCCCTATTAGTAATAGTATTCTTTACTATGTTCAGAGACTGCAGAATCGGTACTCCATTTTCAAGTAGGGTTGCAAGAGTTCTAGAAAAACGGCTTACTTCAACCTTTTGAATAAGCTTACCGACCAGAGGAATTGCAAGCTTCCACCTGTCAATTACGAGACCTCCTTCTTTTGTATTCTTTAACCGTTTAAAAAGAATTATAATTAGGAATATAACCGCGACGGGCACCCACCAGAATTCAACAATGAAATTACTTGAAGACACTAAAATCTGGGTTGGTAAAGGCAGTCTTTGTCCCATATCTTCAAACATAACCACCAATTTAGGAATTACAAATGTCAAAAGCACTATAATCGTGCCTATTCCGGCAAAAAACATAAGTATAGGATAGGTGAGAGCCGCTTTTATCTTTGATTTTATTTCCTCTTCGCTCTCATAAAAATCCGCAAGTCTCAATAGAACGCTCTCTAATATCCCCCCTGTCTCGCCGGAAGCAACCATATTAACATAAAGTGGAGAAAAGAGCTTTGGATATTGATCTAAGGATTCAGATAAGCTCTTGCCATCCTTAATATCAGTGTATATTTCATCCAGAACGGCGCTGAGAAGCGTATTGTCTGCTTGTTTAGATAATATGGCTATCGATTCTAAGAGAGGAACCCCAGCATCCAATAAATCTGATAATTGTCTGGTGAATAAACTAATATGCTTTAAACCGATACGCTGAAAAATTCCAAGGCTGGACTTAAAGCCTTTTTTCTCTTTACCTGCACCTATAGACAAGACAAAATAGCCCATTTTATCCAGTCTGCTTAATGCAATGTCCTGATTTTCTGCTTCAATGACTCCTGATATTATTTTTTTAGGACCATGTTTCGCTTTGTATGAGAAAACAGGCATCGCTATTTCTCCTCTTGCTGCGTTACTCGAAGAACTTCTTCAATAGTAGTAATTCCCTTACAAACCTTGCCCAATCCATCCTGACGCAAAGTCTTCATTCCCTGAGAAATAGCCTTGTCTCTGATTATATTAGCTGATACCCGCTTTACTATAAGTTCACGGATTTCATCATTAATTACCAGCATCTCATGTATTGCAGTCCTACCTTTGAACCCTGTAAATCTACACTTCTCGCATCCTTTTCCCATGAATATTTTTGTTTCCTGTGGTATTCCCAAACTTTTTTTCTGTATAGTAGAATTTTTTACGATCTCTTTGCAATCCTCGCATATAACTCTCAGGAGTCTTTGCGCTATCACACACTCAAGAGATGATGCCAATAAATATGCCTCTATTCCCATGTCAAGAAGCCTTGTCATAGCTCCTGCAGCATCATTTGTGTGCAGTGTAGAGAAAACAAGGTGTCCTGTAAGAGCTGTTCGTATTGTTGTTTCAGCTGTCTCAAAATCCCGTATCTCTCCTACCATCATAATGTCAGGATCATGACGAAGCATTGAACGCAGGCCTCTAGCAAACGTTAGATCTATTTTTGGTAACACTTGAATCTGAGAAATCCCCCTTAACTGATACTCAATTGGGTCTTCTATTGTAACTATTTTTTTCTCACTATCGTTTATTTCGCTTAAACATGCATACAATGTTGTAGTCTTTCCACTCCCTGTAGGCCCTGTCAGGAGAATTATTCCATGTGGCTTATGTATCACAGATTTCAAAATTTCGAGATGTCCTGAAGAAAGACCCAAGACATCCAATCCCAGAAAAACATTGCTGGATAGTAACCTCATATTCACACTTTCCCCAAAAGACGTCGGAAGAACTGATATTCTTAAATCCAGCTCAGCATTTCCTATCTTTACTTTTATTCTTCCATCCTGAGGCATACGTCTTTCAGCTATGTTGAGAGAGGACATTATTTTTATTCTGGAAACCAGAGCCTCTCGAAAGTGCTTAATAGATTTAGGCACCTTTGCGTCATGCAGTATGCCATCAATACGGTATCTTATACGCAACTCGTCTTCATATGGTTCTATATGAATGTCAGTAGCTCTATCTCTGTATGCTTCTAAAAGTATCTGATTAACAAACTTTATTATAGAAGCATCTGCAGCTAGCTCTTCTATATTATCAACAGAAGGCTCCACCATTTTTATTGCCTCCGTTTGAGAGGTTTGCTTCATCATTTCCTCTATAGTTTCAGCGCCAATGCCATAATATTTTTTTAAACCCTTCATAATATCTAACTCACCGGCAAGCATTGGTTTGATCTTATAGCCAAGAAGTAATGTTAAATCATCTATAAACTCAAGATTTGACGGATCAGTTAATGCAACAGTTAACACCTTCCCTTCCAATTTGATAGGAATCAGCTCATAGTGGCATGCAAACTTTGCAGGAACCTTTTTTATTACATCCGGGGGAATAGTAAGCTTCTTTATCTGAATATATGAAATATTTAGTTTCTTGGATAAAAGAGGCAAAACTTCTTCTTCGGAAGCGATTCCCATTTTAACAACTGTGCGGCCAAGGAATTCTCCCATCTTCTGATGCTGCGATAAAGCCTGCTCTAGTTGCTTATCTGAGATAATATCATTTGCAACAAGCAGCTCACCTAAACGCAAATTTTCTTTAAAAAGCATGATATATCCTTTCTAACTCATCAATAGTGTTTTTCTGTCTCTTCATGAATAGTAAGCTCTTTTTTCTTAGCATCATCAAGAAGCTTAAGTATGTTGTCTTCGTGCTTTATTTCATCCTTTGCTTCTTTCTCGGCGGTAGTTAGCAAACCATATTCTCCAGTGACTATATGTGGCGTAAGAAAAATCACTATTTCCTGCTTAATTATCTCCTTATCTATCTTGCCAAACAAATACCCAAATATAGGAATTTTTCTAAAAAAGGGAATCCCGCTGTTTGCGTCTGTTAACTCATCTTTTATAAGACCTGCCATAACTATTGTAACACCATCCTTTACCATAACTGTTGTTTCTGTCTCGGATTTTGAGACTATGGGTATAGTATTTCCCTCAGATGTTGTTACAGTGCCTGAAACTGAGCTTACTTCAGGCTTGATCTTCATTGTAATAAAACCATGTTCATTTATTGTTGGTGTAACAGAAAGCGTTACTCCTACATCAACATTTGTTACACTTTCTGCAGTCTCTGTTGTGGAAGAGCCCTGTGAGACAGTAGTAGTAACATAGGGTCTTGTTTCTCCTACATGTATTCTGGCTTCAGCATTGTTGATAACAGTTATTCTCGGGCTCTGGAGAAGATTT
This genomic stretch from bacterium harbors:
- a CDS encoding ATPase, T2SS/T4P/T4SS family, whose product is MLFKENLRLGELLVANDIISDKQLEQALSQHQKMGEFLGRTVVKMGIASEEEVLPLLSKKLNISYIQIKKLTIPPDVIKKVPAKFACHYELIPIKLEGKVLTVALTDPSNLEFIDDLTLLLGYKIKPMLAGELDIMKGLKKYYGIGAETIEEMMKQTSQTEAIKMVEPSVDNIEELAADASIIKFVNQILLEAYRDRATDIHIEPYEDELRIRYRIDGILHDAKVPKSIKHFREALVSRIKIMSSLNIAERRMPQDGRIKVKIGNAELDLRISVLPTSFGESVNMRLLSSNVFLGLDVLGLSSGHLEILKSVIHKPHGIILLTGPTGSGKTTTLYACLSEINDSEKKIVTIEDPIEYQLRGISQIQVLPKIDLTFARGLRSMLRHDPDIMMVGEIRDFETAETTIRTALTGHLVFSTLHTNDAAGAMTRLLDMGIEAYLLASSLECVIAQRLLRVICEDCKEIVKNSTIQKKSLGIPQETKIFMGKGCEKCRFTGFKGRTAIHEMLVINDEIRELIVKRVSANIIRDKAISQGMKTLRQDGLGKVCKGITTIEEVLRVTQQEEK